A window of Candidatus Babeliales bacterium contains these coding sequences:
- a CDS encoding ankyrin repeat domain-containing protein yields the protein MKKYCRIIFCVVIFCETTVFGMDSGVTNYTTGSNYKNTEKTFNITACLYGYNFKDIIDQGKTAEISCCNKFIFDCCAKKLKNDNFLVPFFTDKQKEYALLWATQRRSYPKVKELISVYNVNPNADNPLKLSPLTIALHNEDYQMVQILADKDCRVNNAAEIPGSIIAIYTKDYKALQKCIDSNCFNPMYICEDWNNNNVLHIAASLGDIGICKILLDQKAIAAQVNCVNNKGDSPLAIALQNRHWEVANLFVRYSDLSQHLENIKTLFFLACKENNVKAIMLMKKYQLDNMINVCNKDGDSLLHIAVQHGSAEVVAALVCMSGININAINKQNKAPLDLAQHNSKISELLKTHGGLLGKNMVK from the coding sequence ATGAAGAAATATTGTCGTATTATTTTTTGTGTAGTTATTTTTTGTGAGACTACTGTTTTTGGTATGGATTCTGGGGTAACAAATTATACGACAGGAAGTAACTATAAAAATACAGAAAAGACATTCAATATAACTGCTTGTTTGTATGGATATAATTTTAAGGATATAATTGATCAAGGAAAAACGGCAGAGATATCGTGTTGTAATAAGTTTATCTTTGATTGCTGCGCAAAAAAATTAAAAAATGATAATTTTCTTGTGCCATTTTTTACTGACAAACAAAAAGAATATGCATTGTTGTGGGCAACACAAAGACGTTCATATCCAAAAGTAAAAGAGTTGATCAGTGTATATAATGTTAATCCTAATGCAGATAATCCTTTAAAGCTTTCCCCTTTAACCATTGCGCTGCACAATGAAGATTATCAGATGGTGCAGATTTTAGCGGATAAGGATTGTAGAGTGAATAATGCCGCTGAAATACCAGGTTCTATTATTGCAATATATACTAAAGACTATAAAGCTTTACAGAAATGCATTGATAGTAATTGCTTTAATCCAATGTATATATGTGAAGATTGGAATAACAATAATGTTTTGCATATTGCTGCAAGCCTAGGCGATATAGGTATTTGTAAAATACTTCTTGATCAAAAAGCAATCGCTGCTCAAGTCAATTGTGTAAATAACAAAGGAGATTCTCCTCTTGCTATTGCATTGCAGAATCGACATTGGGAGGTTGCTAATCTTTTTGTTCGGTATTCAGATTTGTCACAACATTTAGAAAATATTAAAACATTATTTTTTCTTGCATGTAAAGAAAACAATGTAAAAGCTATTATGCTCATGAAAAAATATCAATTGGATAATATGATAAATGTGTGCAATAAGGATGGAGATTCTCTTTTACACATTGCTGTACAACATGGTAGCGCTGAAGTTGTTGCTGCATTAGTGTGTATGTCTGGAATTAATATTAATGCTATTAATAAGCAAAATAAAGCTCCTCTTGATTTGGCTCAGCACAATAGCAAAATTTCCGAACTATTAAAGACACATGGCGGTTTACTAGGTAAAAATATGGTTAAATAA